The proteins below come from a single Malus sylvestris chromosome 3, drMalSylv7.2, whole genome shotgun sequence genomic window:
- the LOC126614515 gene encoding uncharacterized protein LOC126614515 has product MPTVWFSLKKSLHCKSEPSDVHDPRGRKQLSTISTRKAGGGRSGCSRSIANLKDVIHGSKRHMERPPSNCSPRSIGSSEFLNPITHEVILSNSRCELKITTNLGGFQDGVGGGNANNGSGGGSVGGGSTFVDTLKPGTPGPGGHPTMHYFNPALRPSSTPPRKSHFLASAESTEGSAGLKGSAFSGSAGGIRQSNRISFGTENSNGSSAITCHKCGERFTKWDAAEAHHLSKHAVTELVEGDSSRKIVEIICRTSWLKSENHCGRIERVLKVHNMQRTLARFEEYREMVKTKASKLPKKHPRCIADGNELLRFYGTTVACCLGLNGSSSLCVLEKCSVCRIIRNGFSAKKELKEGVGVFTTSTSGRAFEAIQILEEDATLRKALIVCRVIAGRVHKPLENIQEITGQTGFDSLAGKMGLYSNIEELYLLNPRALLPCFLVICKP; this is encoded by the exons ATGCCAACAGTGTGGTTTTCTCTGAAGAAATCTCTTCACTGCAAATCAGAGCCATCAGATGTTCATGATCCAAGGGGCAGGAAGCAACTGAGCACAATCTCGACTAGAAAAGCAGGAGGAGGAAGATCAGGGTGCTCAAGATCCATAGCAAATCTCAAGGATGTGATTCACGGAAGCAAGAGGCATATGGAAAGGCCACCAAGTAATTGCAGCCCAAGATCCATTGGAAGCAGTGAGTTTCTCAACCCAATAACACATGAAGTAATTTTGAGCAACTCAAGGTGTGAGCTGAAAATCACCACCAACCTTGGTGGCTTCCAGGACGGAGTTGGGGGTGGAAATGCCAACAATGGCAGCGGTGGTGGCAGTGTCGGTGGTGGTTCAACTTTTGTTGATACCCTAAAGCCAGGCACACCTGGTCCTGGTGGGCACCCTACAATGCACTACTTCAATCCAGCTTTAAGGCCTTCCTCAACTCCTCCTAGAAAAAGCCATTTTCTGGCTTCTGCAGAGAGTACAGAAGGGTCTGCTGGCTTGAAGGGTTCTGCTTTTTCTGGAAGTGCTGGCGGAATTAGACAAAGCAATAGGATTTCTTTTGGCACAGAAAATTCTAACGGTTCTTCTGCAATTACTTGCCACAAATGTGGAGAGCGTTTTACCAAATGGGATGCTGCTGAAGCTCACCATCTCTCTAAACATGCTG TTACTGAGCTCGTGGAAGGTGACTCATCTCGAAAAATCGTGGAGATAATATGCCGGACAAGTTGGTTAAAATCCGAGAACCACTGCGGCCGCATTGAGAGAGTGCTCAAAGTCCACAACATGCAAAGAACCCTAGCGCGATTTGAAGAGTATCGAGAGATGGTGAAGACAAAAGCCAGCAAGCTGCCCAAGAAGCACCCTAGGTGCATTGCTGATGGGAATGAGCTCTTGAGGTTTTATGGCACCACCGTGGCCTGCTGTCTCGGCCTAAATGGCTCCTCGAGCCTTTGCGTATTGGAGAAATGCAGCGTTTGTAGGATCATACGTAACGGGTTCTCTGCGAAAAAGGAGCTCAAGGAAGGTGTTGGTGTTTTTACAACATCTACAAGTGGAAGAGCTTTTGAAGCAATTCAAATATTGGAGGAAGATGCAACTCTAAGGAAGGCTTTGATAGTGTGCAGAGTGATTGCTGGGAGAGTGCATAAGCCATTGGAAAATATTCAGGAAATTACTGGGCAAACGGGGTTCGATTCATTGGCTGGAAAAATGGGGCTTTATTCTAACATTGAAGAGCTTTATCTGCTAAATCCTAGAGCTCTCCTTCCCTGCTTTCTGGTCATCTGCAAACCCTGA